One segment of Rhodanobacter thiooxydans DNA contains the following:
- a CDS encoding MAPEG family protein: MTTSALALILFLAWTLLLLVVMEALRGYLVVTGRVRSNEFKPDNANLSPFMQRLTRAHANCVESLPVFGGLLLLAIVMGRAEVTDALAPWLLGARIVQSGIHLASTSVIAVNARFTAFAVQMGIGVYWVCKLLGL; this comes from the coding sequence ATGACCACCTCCGCCCTGGCACTCATCCTGTTCCTCGCCTGGACGCTGCTCCTGCTGGTCGTCATGGAGGCGCTGCGCGGCTACCTCGTGGTCACGGGCCGCGTCCGTTCGAATGAGTTCAAGCCCGACAACGCGAATCTCTCGCCGTTCATGCAGCGGCTCACCCGCGCACACGCCAACTGCGTCGAGAGCCTGCCGGTCTTCGGCGGCCTGCTGCTGCTCGCCATCGTGATGGGCCGGGCGGAAGTCACCGATGCGCTTGCGCCCTGGCTGCTGGGCGCCCGGATCGTACAGTCCGGCATCCACCTGGCCTCAACCAGCGTCATCGCCGTCAATGCCCGCTTCACCGCCTTCGCCGTGCAAATGGGCATCGGCGTCTATTGGGTCTGCAAGCTGCTTGGCCTGTAA
- a CDS encoding lysozyme inhibitor LprI family protein, with protein MKGKLLSLLATFLVAPALATTPAPVCDIEMQSNQMERGMCAARLYKQADDYLNQLYKQQVKYEVDAKDLRDAQKAWLEYRDKSCAYEAPQSPPDVQGGSDEAEEKYRCLASYTLERARRLEDYIECQSWNGPCISGRASK; from the coding sequence ATGAAAGGCAAGCTTCTTTCTCTCCTTGCAACGTTTCTTGTAGCACCGGCGCTTGCTACGACACCTGCCCCGGTTTGCGACATCGAGATGCAGAGCAATCAGATGGAACGGGGTATGTGCGCTGCCCGCCTTTATAAGCAGGCGGACGACTACCTAAATCAGCTTTATAAGCAACAGGTCAAGTATGAGGTCGATGCCAAAGACCTCCGTGATGCTCAGAAAGCCTGGCTTGAGTACCGGGATAAATCTTGTGCTTATGAAGCCCCTCAAAGCCCGCCTGACGTACAGGGTGGAAGCGATGAAGCCGAGGAGAAATATCGGTGTCTTGCCTCTTACACGCTCGAACGTGCACGAAGGCTTGAGGACTACATTGAATGTCAGTCCTGGAATGGACCATGCATAAGCGGCAGAGCATCGAAATAA
- a CDS encoding nucleotide pyrophosphohydrolase: protein MSSVPELQEKLRAFVAARDWAKFHSPKNLAAGLATEAAEILEIFLWLTEAESSQLSADKLACLREEIGDVQLYLVNLADKFALDPLECASAKLEANEAKYPADLVRGSAKKYNEY from the coding sequence ATGAGCTCTGTACCAGAATTGCAAGAAAAGTTACGCGCCTTTGTTGCCGCTCGTGATTGGGCCAAGTTTCATTCACCCAAAAACCTCGCGGCGGGCTTAGCCACAGAGGCAGCAGAGATTCTTGAGATCTTTCTGTGGCTCACGGAGGCAGAGAGCTCTCAATTGAGTGCCGACAAGCTCGCGTGCCTAAGAGAAGAGATCGGAGACGTTCAGCTGTACTTGGTAAACCTCGCCGATAAATTCGCGCTTGATCCGCTTGAGTGTGCCTCAGCTAAGCTGGAGGCGAACGAGGCCAAATATCCTGCAGACCTCGTGCGTGGCAGCGCCAAAAAGTACAACGAGTATTAG
- the cfa gene encoding cyclopropane fatty acyl phospholipid synthase, producing MSQDDLKNRASELLEQAGIHIDGDAPTDLRVHDKRLYARVFAHGSLGLGEAYMDGWWDADDLPALCTRLLTAGLDQELRTLDTLLAHLKARFVNLQRGERAFEIGKVHYDLGNDLFHAMLGKRLVYSCGYWAKAGNLDDAQAAKLDLVCRKLQLKTGQRVLDIGCGWGEALKYAAERYGVEGVGITVSQQQADYARELCSGLPIEIRLQDYREVNEQFDAVYSIGMFEHVGGKNYRTYFETVRRCLKDDGLSLLHCIGSNGAPAQPDPWIEKYIFPNSMIPAASQVAAALEDLFVVEDWHNFGADYDRTLTAWRTNVEAAWPSLPPSYDERFRRMWRYYLAVSAAVFRSRRDQLWQLVLSPHGVPGGYRVPR from the coding sequence ATGAGCCAGGACGACTTGAAGAATCGCGCCAGCGAACTGCTCGAACAGGCCGGCATCCACATCGACGGCGACGCCCCGACCGACCTGCGCGTACACGACAAGCGCCTGTACGCGCGTGTGTTCGCGCACGGCTCGCTGGGCCTGGGCGAGGCGTACATGGACGGCTGGTGGGATGCCGACGACCTGCCCGCGCTGTGCACCCGCCTGCTCACCGCCGGGCTGGACCAGGAACTGCGCACGCTCGACACCCTGCTCGCCCACCTCAAGGCGCGCTTCGTCAACCTGCAACGCGGCGAGCGCGCGTTCGAGATCGGCAAGGTCCACTACGACCTCGGCAACGACCTGTTCCACGCCATGCTGGGCAAGCGCCTGGTGTATTCCTGCGGCTACTGGGCCAAGGCCGGCAACCTCGATGACGCGCAGGCCGCCAAGCTCGACCTGGTCTGCCGCAAGCTGCAGCTGAAGACCGGCCAGCGCGTGCTGGACATCGGCTGCGGCTGGGGCGAGGCGCTGAAATACGCGGCCGAACGCTACGGCGTGGAGGGCGTCGGCATCACCGTGTCGCAGCAGCAGGCCGATTACGCGCGCGAGCTGTGCAGCGGGCTGCCGATCGAGATCCGCCTGCAGGACTACCGCGAGGTCAACGAGCAGTTCGACGCGGTGTATTCGATCGGCATGTTCGAGCACGTCGGCGGCAAGAACTACCGCACCTATTTCGAAACCGTGCGCCGCTGCCTCAAGGACGACGGCCTGTCGCTGCTGCACTGCATCGGCAGCAACGGCGCGCCGGCGCAGCCCGACCCATGGATCGAGAAGTACATCTTCCCGAACTCGATGATCCCCGCCGCCAGCCAGGTCGCCGCCGCGCTGGAGGACCTGTTCGTGGTCGAGGACTGGCACAACTTCGGCGCCGACTACGACCGCACGCTCACCGCGTGGCGCACCAACGTCGAAGCCGCCTGGCCCAGCCTGCCGCCAAGCTACGACGAACGCTTCCGCCGCATGTGGCGCTATTACCTCGCCGTCTCCGCCGCCGTGTTCCGCAGCCGCCGCGACCAACTGTGGCAACTGGTGCTGAGCCCGCATGGGGTGCCTGGCGGGTATCGGGTGCCGCGGTGA
- a CDS encoding DUF190 domain-containing protein gives MNQENLQQGVHLYFYCHSRAKHDGMLLSEWLLEQARAHGLGGGSVFRAIAGFGRHGVLHEEQFFELADDLPVKIEFLLREEQAELLLQLVRSAGVDATYARSPASFAVLGGH, from the coding sequence ATGAATCAGGAAAACCTGCAGCAGGGCGTGCACCTGTATTTCTACTGCCACTCGCGCGCGAAGCACGACGGCATGCTGCTTTCCGAGTGGCTGCTGGAACAGGCCAGGGCCCACGGCCTGGGCGGCGGCTCGGTGTTCCGGGCGATCGCCGGCTTCGGCCGGCATGGCGTGCTGCACGAGGAGCAGTTCTTCGAGCTGGCCGACGACCTGCCGGTAAAGATCGAGTTCCTGCTGCGCGAAGAACAGGCCGAACTGCTGCTGCAACTGGTGCGCAGCGCCGGTGTCGACGCGACGTATGCACGTTCGCCGGCAAGCTTTGCCGTGCTCGGCGGCCACTGA
- the crcB gene encoding fluoride efflux transporter CrcB: MGLNGFVAIGIGGALGCWLRWGLGVLLNPVFPTLPLGTLAANLVGGLLMGCVMGLFDHFQTLSPALRLFVFTGFLGGLTTFSTFSAESATLLLRQQYLWFSGHVAVHVVGSLAMTVLGIALTRSLLRH; this comes from the coding sequence GTGGGCTTGAACGGATTTGTGGCAATCGGCATCGGCGGCGCGCTGGGCTGCTGGCTGCGCTGGGGACTGGGCGTGCTGCTCAACCCCGTCTTCCCCACCCTGCCGCTGGGCACGCTGGCGGCGAACCTCGTCGGCGGCCTGCTGATGGGCTGCGTGATGGGCCTGTTCGACCACTTCCAGACGCTGTCGCCGGCGCTGCGGCTGTTCGTGTTCACCGGCTTCCTCGGCGGACTGACCACGTTCTCCACCTTCTCGGCCGAGTCGGCCACGCTGCTGCTGCGCCAGCAGTACCTGTGGTTCAGCGGCCACGTGGCCGTGCACGTGGTCGGCTCGCTGGCGATGACCGTGCTCGGCATCGCGCTCACCCGCAGCCTCTTGCGCCACTGA
- a CDS encoding multidrug effflux MFS transporter, which yields MSPAHRPVRRSLPWLLAALSMIGPFSIDAVFPAFPLVGARFGVDAAALQQLVSVYLATYAVMSLFHGAISDAVGRKPVVVAGLLVYAVASVGAAVSSSFAMLLMCRALQGMSAGAGLVVGRAVIRDSLEGPAAQRLMSQVMMIFGVAPVIAPMVGALLLPLGGWHGIFWLLAVFALLLALALQQFLDETHPPARRTRFAPRPLLAGYLSFGRDRVFWPLLVSSSVNFAGLFLYIASAPHIVRGLLQLSAQGFPWLFVPVVSGLIGGAWLSGWMAGRHSAKSTVSLGYVVMLLACGAHLLLALALPAPRLPWSMLPLILHGIGVQLAFPTLTLLLLDRFPHHRGGISSVQAFASLLLCSFVAGVMSPLLSASMLHLALGASALTLLGVLAWWWYHRITRQPLEQPLADVDTAAGIQAGIAEPR from the coding sequence ATGAGCCCAGCCCATCGCCCCGTGCGCCGCAGCCTGCCATGGCTGCTGGCTGCGCTGTCGATGATCGGGCCGTTCTCGATCGACGCAGTGTTCCCGGCGTTTCCGCTGGTCGGCGCACGCTTCGGCGTGGACGCCGCGGCGCTGCAGCAGCTGGTCAGCGTGTACCTGGCCACTTATGCCGTGATGAGTCTGTTCCATGGCGCGATCTCCGACGCGGTGGGGCGCAAGCCGGTGGTGGTCGCCGGCTTGCTGGTGTACGCGGTGGCGTCGGTGGGCGCCGCGGTATCCAGTTCGTTCGCCATGCTGCTGATGTGCCGCGCGCTGCAGGGCATGTCCGCCGGCGCCGGGTTGGTGGTGGGCCGGGCGGTGATCCGCGACAGCCTGGAAGGGCCGGCCGCGCAGCGGCTGATGTCGCAGGTGATGATGATCTTCGGGGTGGCGCCGGTGATCGCGCCGATGGTCGGCGCGCTGCTGCTGCCGCTGGGCGGCTGGCACGGCATCTTCTGGTTGCTCGCCGTGTTCGCGCTGTTGCTGGCGCTGGCCTTGCAGCAGTTCCTGGATGAAACCCATCCGCCGGCACGGCGCACGCGGTTTGCGCCGCGGCCGCTGCTGGCAGGCTACCTGTCGTTCGGTCGCGACCGCGTGTTCTGGCCGCTGCTGGTTTCCAGCTCGGTCAATTTTGCCGGCCTGTTCCTGTACATCGCCTCGGCGCCGCACATCGTGCGCGGGTTGCTGCAGCTGTCGGCGCAGGGTTTTCCGTGGCTGTTCGTGCCGGTGGTGAGTGGGCTGATCGGCGGCGCCTGGCTGTCCGGGTGGATGGCCGGGCGGCACAGCGCGAAGTCTACGGTGAGCCTGGGCTATGTGGTGATGCTGCTGGCGTGCGGGGCGCACCTGTTGCTGGCGCTGGCGCTGCCTGCGCCGCGGCTGCCGTGGTCGATGCTGCCGCTGATCCTGCACGGCATCGGCGTGCAGCTGGCGTTCCCGACGCTGACCTTGCTGCTGCTGGACCGCTTTCCGCATCACCGCGGCGGAATTTCCTCGGTGCAGGCGTTCGCCAGCCTGCTGCTGTGCAGTTTCGTGGCCGGGGTGATGTCGCCGTTGCTGTCGGCGAGCATGCTGCATCTGGCACTGGGCGCGTCGGCGCTGACCCTGCTCGGCGTGCTGGCGTGGTGGTGGTATCACCGCATCACGCGCCAGCCGCTGGAGCAGCCGCTGGCCGACGTCGATACGGCGGCCGGGATTCAGGCAGGGATCGCCGAGCCGCGTTGA